TTATTTTCTGCTAAAATTAAGGGCAATGGAAAAAAATGGCTCCAATAAAATACCGGACAAACTCCTAAAACCCTACGACCCGAAAGAAACAGAAAACCAACCCGGACAAATTGCCGGAAAGGCATAAAGAGCCTTTTACCATAATCATGCCCCCGCCGAACGCCAACGGCTCGCTTCACGCCGGACACGCGGTGTTTGTTACCATTGAAGACCTCCTCATAAGATACAAAAGAATGAGAGGGTTTAAGGCCTTGTGGGTGCCGGGCGCGGATCATGCCGGATTTGAGACGCAAGTCGTTTACGAGAAAAAACTGGAAAAAGAAGGGCGCTCAAGATTCAAAATGGACCCGAAAGAACTTTACGATGAAATAATGGCGTTCACCCAAAGCAACAAAGCGGTTATGGAAAATCAACTGCGGGAGCTTGGCGCTTCCTGCGACTGGTCAAGAGAAAAATTCACCCTGGACGCGGACATAATAAAAACGGTTTACCAAACTTTCAAAAAACTTTCCGACGACAAGTTTCTTTATAGAGGCAAAAGAATCGTCAACTGGTGTACTAAGCATCAGACTTCCCTTTCCGAACTGGAAACCAATTCCGAAGAAAAAACAGATTCTCTTTATTACATTAAATACGGCCCGTTCACAGTTGCCACCGTGAGGCCGGAAACAATTTTCGGCGACACGGCCATCGCCGTTAATCCACATGACAAAAGATACGCGGAATATATCGGAAAAGAAGTTGAGCTCGGCGCGCTGGGCAAATTTATCGGCCGGGAAAAATTAAAAGTCATCGCCGACGAATACGTGGACAAAGAATTCGGCACAGGCGTGGTCAAAATCACCCCCGCCCACGACCCAAACGATTTCGCGATCGGTCTTAGACACAACCTGACGTCCATGGAAGTCATAGACAAATACGGCAAATTGAACGAAAAAGCCGGAAAATACGCCGGACTAAAAGCCGATGAAGCGAAGGGGAAAATCGTGGAAGATTTAAAGACTGCCGGCTTGCTTGAAAAAATTGATGATAAGTATAAACATTCGGTAAAAAGCTGTTACAAGTGCGCCAAAACGATTGAGCCGAAAATAATGGACCAATGGTTCGTCAAGACAAAACCGTTGGCGGAAAAAGCGATGGATGCGGTGTCCGGCGGAAAAATTAAATTCGTCACGGAAAAATTTGAGAAAATATTTTTCCACTGGATGAAGAACATTCAGGATTGGAACATATCCCGCCAGATCGTCTGGGGTATTCCTGTTCCCGCGAAAATTTGCGAGAAATGCGAACACGGTTTCGTAGACACAGAAGACGAGATTGAAAAATGCCCGAAATGCGGAGGAGAAGTTTATGACGATCCTGATACTTTTGACACCTGGTTTTCTTCGGGCCAGTGGCCTTTTGCCGCCCTTGGCTATCCCGACGGAAAAGATTTCAAAACTTTCTATCCGACCGATGTAATGGAAACGGGGTCCGATATTCTTTTCTTTTGGGTCGCCAGGATGATAATGCTGGGAATTTATGCGACTGGAGAAGTTCCTTTTAAAACAGTCTACTTGCACGGCCTTGTCCGAGATATCAACAGGCAAAAGATGAGCAAAAGCAAAGGCAATGTCATCAGCCCGATTGAGATGAGCGAGAAATACGGCACGGACGCCTTGCGAATGGCGCTTGTCGTTGGCAATACGCCAGGCAGCGACATGGCGCTGTCGGAAGACAAAATCAGGGGCCATAAGCACTTCGCCAACAAAATATGGAACGCCAGCCGGTTTGTGATGGAAAACACGCAGGATTTTGATTTTGACAAAAAACCGAAAATAACGGAGGAAGACGGAAAAATTCTGGATGAGCTCAAAGCGCGAGCCGAAGGGATTACCAACGACATAGAAAATTACAGATTCTATATGGCGGCGGAAAAGGCTTATCACTACTTCTGGCATAATTTCGCCGATGTCATCATAGAAAAAAGCAAACCGCGGCTGTCCGGCCAAGATGAGTCCGAAAAAAAATCAGCCCAATGGACGCTTTTTGAAATTCTCTCCACTTCGTTGAAGATCCTCCACCCCTTCATGCCGTTTATCACCGAAGAAATCTGGTCGCTGTTGCCGACAAAAACAAAAAAATCCCTTATAATAGAGCAATGGCCGGTTTAGGTAATTTAAGCGCGTCAACTCTTTTCTTCGCCTTGCTGGGAGGATTCTTGCCTTCCCTCCTGTGGCTTTGGTTTTGGCTTAAAGAAGACAGCCGCAGGCCGGAGCCTCGCGTCAACATAATGTGGGCGTTTCTCGGCGGCATGGCGGCGGTTCCCATAGCCATCGTTTTTGAATATTTTGTCTTTTACCGCGCCGGACTCGCCGCCGCTTCCGCCCTTCTGGCGTGGGCGTTTATAGAAGAAATTCTCAAATATTTCGCCGCCCGAAAGACGGCCATCTCCAAGCCCGTCTTTGACGAGCCGGTGGACGCCATTATTTATATGATAACCGTCGCTCTCGGGTTCGCCGCTTTGGAAAACACTCTTTTTATAATCAAGACTTTTATGGAAAGCGGAGTCGTCTCCGGTCTGGACATCGGCAATATCAGGTTCATCGGCGCCACCTTGTTGCACACCGCATCTTCGGCCATTGTCGGCTCGGCTGTGGCCTTCTCCTATCCGAGCAAAAAAGCCCTGAACGTCAGGATAATAATCGGCCTTGTTCTGGCCGGACTTTTGCACTTCGCTTTCAACTATCTTATAATTAACATCGGGGACGGGAACGCGATGAAAGTCATGGTTTCGCTTTGGATTGTTATCATCGCCATCATATTAATTTTTGAAAAGGTCAAAAAAAATTATGCTCACCCTGTGAAATGATTTTAAACGGCTTGTGCAATAAACGGGCGTAATTATAATTAAACAACAAGATTAAATTAAAAAGTCGAGTTTTATAAATTTCAATTTAAAATCGCCCCGTGAAATGATTTTTGTTTTTACAAAAATCGTTCCGCCAAAGCGGAACATTTCACAGGGCATTTCACAGGGTAAATGTCAAAAGACAAAAGATCTTTCTTTGAGCGACTGACCGGAGCCAACAACTCCGACTTTGATTACGAAGAAAGAGAGGAGTTGGAGGAGAAATCTTCGGAAGGAAACTACGGCTACGCCGCCGACGGCGAAGAGCCGGGCGAAGAAGGCCAACTGGCCGTGGACGTTTATCAGTCGGACAACGACATCGTCATCCAGGCCATCGTGGCCGGAGTGAGGCCGGAGGAGGTTGACGTCGCCATCACCAGGGACTCGGTCACCATCAAAGGCCGCAGAGAAAACGCGAGGAGAACGGGGCGGGAAAATTTTTTCTGCCAGGAACTTTACTGGGGTTCGTTCAGCCGGACGATTACC
The nucleotide sequence above comes from Candidatus Paceibacter sp.. Encoded proteins:
- a CDS encoding valine--tRNA ligase; the protein is MPPPNANGSLHAGHAVFVTIEDLLIRYKRMRGFKALWVPGADHAGFETQVVYEKKLEKEGRSRFKMDPKELYDEIMAFTQSNKAVMENQLRELGASCDWSREKFTLDADIIKTVYQTFKKLSDDKFLYRGKRIVNWCTKHQTSLSELETNSEEKTDSLYYIKYGPFTVATVRPETIFGDTAIAVNPHDKRYAEYIGKEVELGALGKFIGREKLKVIADEYVDKEFGTGVVKITPAHDPNDFAIGLRHNLTSMEVIDKYGKLNEKAGKYAGLKADEAKGKIVEDLKTAGLLEKIDDKYKHSVKSCYKCAKTIEPKIMDQWFVKTKPLAEKAMDAVSGGKIKFVTEKFEKIFFHWMKNIQDWNISRQIVWGIPVPAKICEKCEHGFVDTEDEIEKCPKCGGEVYDDPDTFDTWFSSGQWPFAALGYPDGKDFKTFYPTDVMETGSDILFFWVARMIMLGIYATGEVPFKTVYLHGLVRDINRQKMSKSKGNVISPIEMSEKYGTDALRMALVVGNTPGSDMALSEDKIRGHKHFANKIWNASRFVMENTQDFDFDKKPKITEEDGKILDELKARAEGITNDIENYRFYMAAEKAYHYFWHNFADVIIEKSKPRLSGQDESEKKSAQWTLFEILSTSLKILHPFMPFITEEIWSLLPTKTKKSLIIEQWPV
- a CDS encoding Hsp20/alpha crystallin family protein; the protein is MSKDKRSFFERLTGANNSDFDYEEREELEEKSSEGNYGYAADGEEPGEEGQLAVDVYQSDNDIVIQAIVAGVRPEEVDVAITRDSVTIKGRRENARRTGRENFFCQELYWGSFSRTITLSSEIDPDSVEASSKNGILTVKLPLINKNRMQKIKVRES
- a CDS encoding PrsW family intramembrane metalloprotease, yielding MAGLGNLSASTLFFALLGGFLPSLLWLWFWLKEDSRRPEPRVNIMWAFLGGMAAVPIAIVFEYFVFYRAGLAAASALLAWAFIEEILKYFAARKTAISKPVFDEPVDAIIYMITVALGFAALENTLFIIKTFMESGVVSGLDIGNIRFIGATLLHTASSAIVGSAVAFSYPSKKALNVRIIIGLVLAGLLHFAFNYLIINIGDGNAMKVMVSLWIVIIAIILIFEKVKKNYAHPVK